TGGATAAGCTGGGTTATCTTCAGAAAGCAGTGGATTTTCTTAGCAATGCAGGAATCAGCTCTGTAGTTTTTACAGATGTTCACCCAGATCCTGATGTTAAGGTCATTGCCGACGGCATGAAGCTTTATAAAGACAGCGGTGCTGACGTTTTGGTAGCGCTGGGCGGCGGGTCCGTCATCGATACGGCAAAAGGGATTCTATATTTTGCCTCTAAGCTTGTTGAAACGGAAGGCAAGAATTTTAGAAAGCCGCTTTTTATAGCCATTCCTTCAACGAGCGGTACAGGTTCTGAAGTAACAAACTTCTCTGTCATTACAGGAGAGGATGGAAAAGTTTGTATCGTAGATGAATTCATTGCACCCGATATGGCAATTCTGGATTCTACGTGCATTCAGCATGTTCCTCAGCGCGTGGTGGTGGATACAGGGATTGATGTATTGGTTCACTCAATCGAAGCTTTTGTTTCCAAGGATGCTACCGATTTTACCGATGCTCTTGCAGAAAAATCAATTAAATTGATCTTTGAAAATTTAGAGCTTATTTATAAGGATATTAATAATGCCGATGCAAGAGACCGTGTTTTGAATGCCTCCTGCCTAGCTGGAATGGCCTTCACCAATGCGGGCCTGGGCATCAACCATAGCTTGGCCCATGCTGTAGGCGGCACTTTCCACATTCCCCATGGCCGCTCCAACGCAATGATGCTCACTGCCGTTATGGAATATAACGCTGATTTGGCCGGTACCGCGAACGGATATGCAGCGGAACGATACGCTAAGCTTGCTGAGATGCTGCAGCTTCCTGCCAGAACAAAACGCGAAGGCTGTGTCAGCTTGATCAGAGCTGTAACTCGTCTGAAAAGTGTTTTGGGAATCGAAGATCATTTGAGTGCTCTTGGTATCGACAAGACTGCATTCGAAAATGCTCTTGAATCTATGGCAGAAGCTGCAATGGCGGATCGCTGTACTCCTACAAATCCAAGGCAGCCTTCAAAAGAAGATATCATTTCAATTTATAAGAAATGCTATTGAAAAACATCATTGTGGAAATATCATACTGTTCATACAATCCAATCGGAAACCCCGCAGAGCAATGAGTCCGACGCGGGGTTTTTCCATTTTACAAGCTGTTTACTTTTACGACATTTTATATTACAATATTAACTATGAAAACACAAAATAACCCACTGAAAAACTTAATAGCTTCGAATTTATATGCCCGATACAGCGGGATACTTTCTCTGTCTGATATTGCGCTTTTTCTTGCTGATACCAGCGGCGAAATTCTCCTTGAGTTCATACCTTCTCCTGATTTCTGCACGAAGGTATGTATGGAAAGAGGCGGACGGGTATGTCCTGATTATAGCAGCAGATTTCAACCCGGCGGTGAAGGAAGCTTTGTATGCAGGCACGGACTGGAGAACATTCTAATTCCAATAAAAATAGAGGATGAGATTTTAGGTTATATCGGCGGTATGCAGGTTTATCTGCCGGAAACAGAATATCAAAAATATATGATTGATGTTCAATCCCTTCAAGATGAAAAGAGCGCTGAGCTAGAATTCATTGCAAAAGCGATATCATCCCTGAAGACAATAGAACAGAATAAAATCAGTATCCACGAGCAACTGTGCGGACATATTGCAAAGAATATATCTCTTGACCTTACAGAATCCGTCAACAATACAGATTCCGATGTGGCAAGATTGTCTATTGAAAAGGAAATTCTCGAGAAGAAGATCATTGATTTGGAAGCAAAAAATATGTCTCTTGTAATCAATCCGCATTTTCTATTTAATACGCTGAATTGCATTGCACGTATTGCGTATTTTGAGCATTCCCATACAACAGAAGAGCTTATTTACTGTCTCTCAGACCTGCTTCGATATAATTTGAAGCAGGACGACCAGCTTCATACCATTGGATCTGAGATTGACAATATAGAAAAATATCTCTATATCCAAAAGGTTCGCTTTAAGAACCGCTTGGAATATGACATTGATATTCCGGATAAAATAAGATCCTATCGGATCCCGAACATGGTGATTCAGCCCATTGTTGAGAATGCTCTGATTCATGGTATTACACCAAAGAGAGACGGGGGCAAAATCAGCATCTTTGCCGAAGAGCAG
This genomic window from Clostridiales bacterium contains:
- a CDS encoding iron-containing alcohol dehydrogenase; the protein is MKEDKFILKSKVYFNNQSIQLLEQISGTKAFIVSDGIMDKLGYLQKAVDFLSNAGISSVVFTDVHPDPDVKVIADGMKLYKDSGADVLVALGGGSVIDTAKGILYFASKLVETEGKNFRKPLFIAIPSTSGTGSEVTNFSVITGEDGKVCIVDEFIAPDMAILDSTCIQHVPQRVVVDTGIDVLVHSIEAFVSKDATDFTDALAEKSIKLIFENLELIYKDINNADARDRVLNASCLAGMAFTNAGLGINHSLAHAVGGTFHIPHGRSNAMMLTAVMEYNADLAGTANGYAAERYAKLAEMLQLPARTKREGCVSLIRAVTRLKSVLGIEDHLSALGIDKTAFENALESMAEAAMADRCTPTNPRQPSKEDIISIYKKCY
- a CDS encoding sensor histidine kinase, with the protein product MKTQNNPLKNLIASNLYARYSGILSLSDIALFLADTSGEILLEFIPSPDFCTKVCMERGGRVCPDYSSRFQPGGEGSFVCRHGLENILIPIKIEDEILGYIGGMQVYLPETEYQKYMIDVQSLQDEKSAELEFIAKAISSLKTIEQNKISIHEQLCGHIAKNISLDLTESVNNTDSDVARLSIEKEILEKKIIDLEAKNMSLVINPHFLFNTLNCIARIAYFEHSHTTEELIYCLSDLLRYNLKQDDQLHTIGSEIDNIEKYLYIQKVRFKNRLEYDIDIPDKIRSYRIPNMVIQPIVENALIHGITPKRDGGKISIFAEEQKNGIVISILDNGNGFSKEILDKIRNSEKVQQTENKSGLGIWSTDNRLKRYYGDGYGLEIVKSDYSGSTVTITIPTQSNGR